The Novosphingobium sp. THN1 genome includes a window with the following:
- a CDS encoding TonB-dependent receptor produces the protein MKVTTCARLSVRLMLGASLATMTLGSAAYAAEEQAQTAGDQAVDGQGQLEQIVVTAQKVEQNLQDVPLAISAISADKVEKLGIRDAKDLSGLAPNVTIVQGTTNANAAVISIRGIPTPATETFGLDTANGLYVDGVFIARSGGSALDVIDVARVEVLRGPQGTLFGRNTTGGGIAFISRAPSKTFKLNAEAGYGNYNAFNGKITLDPGEIAGISTSFTYSHRQRNGTVDNLNEPDDARDPGARKGDSFRVAAKAEIGGTGSIQYIFDWSKIDASPINFQLTNAASGAVRPPEVVGGVPVVVTQQAPVAPFLNTVNFLDPRCAALATPTRDWRRTVCNDINSRSTDKAWGHNVQVQNDFGVFHLKSTTGYRFWNNDSVTDLDGIGAFTAPRFTQASLFNGMPASLLQFIPSIPANFRPFIAASPVPTVQQNLFDTNNKRRHKQFSQEVEIGNESDSLDWVLGGFYFWEKGSEYNPQNSGFVLDTNSIFLGNFGPLGPSFVAANPARYRLVQTLSVLDYTATAESTAVYGQATFYPGGKDSGLRLTAGGRYTWDTKSMVRRQNGTAPLATPEQGRASYSKFTWNLMLGYDLSDQVNLYARVATGYRSGGFNAQDPAVAGVLPSFKPENVTSYEVGLKSELFDRKVRFNLAGYYNEYKDLAIAVPITNLAPGTFATKVTNAGKVTYTGVEAELTAVLTDNFTFEANAGYVDIKYKEFLAGLPVAANQPLVNIASYATPGYTSPFTANVALNAQFPLSDNGMRLTGRVSYAYEDGKYSFSNVLSSPYNEVLKGDNRNIVDAQVAIDRIPLAGSEAAVRFWVKNLTDEHNLVRAIDFGQLGYGGGYYADPRTYGVTVGVKF, from the coding sequence ATGAAGGTCACCACTTGCGCGCGGCTGTCTGTGCGGCTCATGCTCGGCGCCAGCCTCGCGACGATGACTCTGGGTTCCGCTGCCTACGCAGCCGAGGAACAGGCGCAGACCGCTGGCGATCAGGCAGTCGACGGGCAGGGCCAGCTCGAGCAGATCGTAGTCACCGCGCAGAAGGTCGAGCAGAACCTGCAGGACGTGCCGCTGGCGATCAGCGCGATCAGCGCCGACAAGGTCGAGAAGCTGGGCATCCGCGACGCCAAGGACCTTTCGGGCCTCGCCCCCAACGTGACCATCGTTCAGGGCACCACCAACGCCAACGCCGCTGTCATCTCCATCCGTGGCATTCCCACCCCCGCGACCGAGACCTTCGGCCTCGACACCGCAAACGGCCTCTATGTCGATGGCGTGTTCATCGCCCGCTCGGGCGGCAGCGCGCTTGACGTGATCGACGTTGCGCGCGTCGAGGTGCTGCGCGGGCCGCAGGGCACACTGTTCGGCCGCAACACCACGGGCGGCGGCATCGCCTTCATCTCGCGCGCGCCGTCCAAAACGTTCAAGCTGAACGCCGAGGCCGGTTACGGCAACTACAACGCCTTCAACGGCAAGATCACGCTCGATCCGGGCGAGATCGCCGGCATCTCGACCAGCTTCACCTACAGCCACCGCCAGCGTAACGGCACAGTCGACAACCTCAACGAGCCCGACGATGCGCGCGATCCCGGCGCGCGCAAGGGCGATTCCTTCCGCGTGGCCGCCAAGGCCGAGATCGGTGGCACGGGGTCAATCCAGTACATCTTCGACTGGAGCAAAATCGATGCTTCGCCGATCAATTTCCAGCTGACCAATGCCGCCAGCGGAGCCGTGCGCCCACCCGAAGTGGTAGGCGGCGTGCCGGTTGTGGTGACGCAGCAGGCCCCGGTCGCGCCGTTCCTCAACACCGTGAACTTCCTTGATCCGCGCTGTGCCGCGCTTGCCACCCCCACGCGCGACTGGCGCCGTACGGTGTGCAATGACATCAACAGCCGTTCGACCGACAAGGCCTGGGGCCACAACGTGCAGGTCCAGAACGACTTCGGCGTATTCCACCTGAAGTCGACCACCGGCTACCGCTTCTGGAACAACGACAGCGTCACCGACCTTGACGGCATAGGGGCCTTCACCGCGCCGCGCTTCACGCAGGCGTCGCTGTTCAACGGCATGCCGGCAAGCCTGCTCCAGTTCATCCCGTCGATCCCGGCAAACTTCCGTCCGTTCATTGCGGCATCGCCGGTGCCGACCGTGCAGCAGAACCTGTTCGACACCAACAACAAGCGCCGCCACAAGCAGTTCAGCCAGGAAGTGGAAATCGGCAACGAGAGCGACAGCCTCGACTGGGTGCTCGGCGGTTTCTACTTCTGGGAGAAGGGTTCGGAGTACAACCCGCAGAATAGTGGCTTCGTGCTCGATACCAACTCGATCTTCCTCGGCAACTTCGGCCCGCTCGGCCCCTCGTTTGTCGCGGCCAACCCGGCCCGCTACCGTCTGGTGCAGACGCTGTCGGTGCTCGATTACACCGCGACGGCCGAGAGCACTGCGGTCTATGGGCAGGCGACTTTCTACCCCGGCGGCAAGGACAGCGGCCTGCGCCTGACGGCAGGCGGTCGCTATACGTGGGATACCAAGTCGATGGTGCGCCGCCAGAACGGCACCGCCCCGCTTGCCACGCCCGAGCAGGGGCGCGCCAGCTACAGCAAGTTCACCTGGAACCTGATGCTCGGCTATGACCTGTCCGATCAGGTCAACCTCTATGCCCGCGTGGCGACCGGCTATCGTTCGGGCGGCTTCAACGCGCAGGACCCGGCGGTGGCCGGCGTGCTGCCTTCGTTCAAGCCGGAGAACGTGACGTCCTACGAAGTGGGCCTGAAGTCGGAACTGTTCGACCGCAAGGTGCGCTTCAACCTCGCCGGGTACTACAACGAGTACAAGGATCTGGCGATCGCTGTGCCGATCACCAACCTTGCTCCGGGCACTTTCGCCACCAAGGTAACGAACGCCGGCAAGGTCACTTACACCGGCGTCGAGGCCGAATTGACGGCGGTGCTGACCGATAACTTCACCTTCGAGGCGAACGCCGGTTACGTCGACATCAAGTACAAGGAGTTCCTCGCCGGGCTTCCGGTTGCCGCCAACCAGCCGCTGGTCAACATCGCCAGCTATGCGACGCCGGGCTATACCTCGCCGTTCACCGCGAACGTGGCGCTCAACGCGCAGTTCCCGCTTTCGGACAACGGCATGCGCCTGACCGGCCGCGTCAGCTATGCCTATGAAGATGGCAAGTACAGCTTCTCGAACGTGCTGTCCTCGCCGTACAACGAGGTGCTCAAAGGCGACAACCGCAACATTGTCGACGCACAAGTCGCGATCGATCGCATTCCGCTGGCCGGGAGCGAGGCGGCGGTACGCTTCTGGGTCAAGAACCTGACCGATGAGCACAACCTCGTCCGCGCGATCGACTTCGGCCAGCTCGGCTATGGCGGCGGCTACTACGCTGATCCGCGCACCTATGGCGTTACCGTTGGCGTGAAGTTCTGA
- a CDS encoding nuclear transport factor 2 family protein yields MTISLEDLAARLTALEDKEAIRALKARYLRACDLKQVEDVRDCFAPGKIRIAYENFPEFDDRDAFVAIYQQMACNGGVYDIHHATNWQIDLERDKRARGQWSLNFRTILTGPRQVVRLAVEYDDVYEKRDGRWWIVETVSRVTSMLTEQIGGDGSVTVIALAEPPAT; encoded by the coding sequence ATGACGATCAGCCTTGAAGACCTCGCCGCGCGGCTGACCGCGCTTGAGGACAAGGAAGCGATCCGGGCGCTGAAGGCCCGCTACCTGCGGGCCTGCGATCTCAAGCAAGTGGAGGATGTGCGCGATTGCTTTGCGCCCGGCAAGATCCGCATCGCCTATGAGAACTTCCCCGAGTTTGACGATCGTGATGCCTTCGTCGCCATCTATCAGCAGATGGCTTGCAACGGCGGCGTCTATGACATCCACCACGCCACCAACTGGCAGATCGACCTGGAACGCGACAAGCGGGCGAGGGGGCAGTGGTCGCTCAACTTCCGCACGATCCTGACCGGGCCGCGTCAGGTCGTCCGCCTCGCGGTGGAATACGACGACGTTTACGAAAAGCGCGACGGGCGCTGGTGGATCGTCGAGACGGTCAGCCGCGTGACATCGATGCTGACTGAGCAGATCGGCGGGGACGGCAGCGTCACCGTGATCGCGCTGGCCGAGCCGCCGGCGACCTGA
- a CDS encoding SDR family NAD(P)-dependent oxidoreductase, translating into MTINYGLEGKVALVTGAGGGIGRAAAEAFARSGASVMVSDVNEAGGAETVAMIEAAGGKAAFVRCDVSKADEVKAMIADTVEKFGGLDCAFNNAGINRITDDQYDDAIWERDIAINLSGVMRCMREEAAVMLERGGGAIVNTASINGLVGNGGQPAYTAAKHGVVGLARHGALRWAKAGIRVNAVCPGVIETPMTAPLVQNPEMKALIDGMTPMGRMGQASEIAEAVVWLCSPAASFVTGHAMVVDGGATAF; encoded by the coding sequence ATGACAATCAACTATGGCCTTGAAGGCAAGGTAGCACTCGTCACGGGCGCGGGCGGCGGCATTGGCCGCGCGGCGGCAGAGGCATTCGCGCGATCCGGCGCCAGCGTCATGGTCAGCGACGTGAACGAGGCAGGCGGTGCTGAAACGGTCGCTATGATCGAGGCCGCAGGCGGCAAGGCCGCGTTCGTGCGCTGCGACGTGAGCAAGGCCGACGAGGTCAAGGCGATGATCGCCGACACTGTCGAAAAGTTCGGCGGGCTGGACTGCGCGTTCAACAATGCCGGGATCAACCGCATTACCGACGACCAGTACGACGACGCGATCTGGGAGCGCGATATCGCGATCAACCTTTCCGGCGTGATGCGCTGCATGCGCGAGGAAGCGGCGGTGATGCTTGAGCGCGGCGGCGGGGCGATCGTCAACACCGCTTCGATCAACGGGCTGGTCGGCAATGGCGGGCAGCCGGCCTATACCGCTGCGAAGCACGGCGTGGTCGGCCTTGCCCGCCACGGCGCGCTGCGCTGGGCCAAGGCCGGCATTCGCGTCAATGCCGTGTGTCCCGGCGTGATCGAAACGCCGATGACCGCGCCGTTGGTGCAGAACCCGGAAATGAAGGCACTGATTGACGGGATGACGCCCATGGGCCGCATGGGACAAGCGAGCGAAATCGCCGAGGCGGTGGTGTGGCTGTGCTCTCCCGCGGCAAGCTTCGTCACCGGCCATGCGATGGTGGTCGACGGGGGAGCTACCGCTTTCTGA
- a CDS encoding choline dehydrogenase produces the protein MAEGAFDFIVIGAGSAGSVLAARLSEDPLVRVLLLEAGGANTSVLVRMPAGVGTLIKQKSKHNWGFWSEREPHMDNRRMWHPRGKGLGGSSAINGMVYIRGHARDYDQWRQMGLEGWSWADVLPYFRKAEDNCDGADAFHGAGGPLKVSWGENSHHPLYRGIIEAGRQAGHKVTPDFNGADQEGFGRYQLTIHDGQRWSAARGYLAPIAGTRSNLSVVTGARVHRIVVENGRAVGVEYSLGQGKPVQSVLAGREVLLCAGAFQSPQILQLSGIGDPKALKARGVAPVHALKGVGANLQDHLDVTLNWACTQPISLYNEIKGLRQLKVGLQYLLSGKGTGRQNGLEAGAFLKSRPDLDRPDLQIHFVIAIMQEHAKVQAKRDGFTIHVCQLRPESRGQVSLSSADPYADPAILANFLAAEEDRRVVREGIRIARDVAGQQALTPYRGEEIWPGAHVQTDADIDAWVRAKGETIYHPVGTAKMGTREDPMAVVDKDCKVIGLDGLRVVDASVIPALIGGNTNAPTIMIAEKIADVIRGRPPLAPAETKVAEFV, from the coding sequence ATGGCCGAAGGCGCTTTCGACTTTATCGTGATCGGCGCGGGCAGCGCGGGCTCGGTGCTCGCCGCCCGCCTTTCCGAAGATCCGCTGGTGCGGGTGCTGCTGCTTGAGGCAGGCGGCGCGAACACGTCGGTGCTGGTGCGGATGCCGGCCGGCGTCGGCACGCTGATCAAGCAGAAGAGCAAGCACAACTGGGGCTTCTGGTCGGAGCGGGAGCCGCACATGGACAACCGCCGCATGTGGCATCCCCGTGGCAAGGGCCTCGGTGGTTCCTCGGCGATCAACGGCATGGTCTATATCCGCGGCCACGCGCGCGATTACGATCAATGGCGGCAGATGGGGCTGGAGGGCTGGTCCTGGGCCGACGTTCTCCCCTATTTCCGCAAGGCCGAGGACAATTGCGACGGTGCCGATGCCTTCCACGGTGCGGGCGGGCCGCTGAAGGTCAGCTGGGGCGAGAATTCGCACCACCCGCTCTATCGCGGGATCATCGAGGCCGGGCGGCAGGCCGGGCACAAGGTCACGCCCGATTTCAACGGGGCGGATCAGGAAGGCTTCGGCCGCTACCAGTTGACCATCCACGACGGCCAGCGCTGGAGCGCGGCGCGCGGTTACCTCGCACCGATTGCGGGCACGCGCAGCAACCTTTCGGTCGTCACCGGCGCGCGGGTCCACCGCATCGTGGTGGAGAACGGGCGCGCCGTAGGCGTGGAATATTCGCTTGGTCAGGGAAAACCGGTGCAAAGCGTGCTGGCAGGGCGCGAAGTGCTGCTCTGCGCTGGCGCGTTCCAGAGCCCGCAGATTCTCCAGCTGTCCGGCATCGGCGATCCCAAGGCGCTGAAGGCCAGGGGCGTCGCGCCGGTCCATGCGCTCAAGGGCGTGGGCGCAAATCTGCAGGATCACCTCGACGTCACGCTCAACTGGGCCTGCACGCAGCCGATCTCCCTCTACAACGAGATCAAGGGCTTGCGGCAGTTGAAGGTCGGGTTGCAGTATCTGCTGAGCGGCAAGGGCACCGGGCGGCAGAACGGGCTGGAGGCCGGCGCTTTCCTCAAGTCGCGCCCCGATCTCGACCGGCCCGACCTGCAGATCCACTTCGTCATCGCGATCATGCAGGAACATGCCAAGGTCCAGGCCAAGCGCGATGGCTTTACCATCCACGTCTGCCAGTTGCGCCCGGAAAGCCGGGGGCAGGTCTCGCTCAGCAGCGCCGATCCTTACGCCGATCCTGCGATCCTGGCGAACTTCCTTGCCGCCGAGGAAGACCGCCGCGTGGTGCGCGAAGGCATCCGCATCGCCCGCGACGTGGCAGGGCAGCAGGCGCTAACCCCCTATCGCGGCGAGGAAATCTGGCCCGGCGCGCATGTGCAGACGGATGCGGACATCGACGCCTGGGTCCGGGCGAAGGGCGAGACGATCTACCACCCGGTCGGCACCGCGAAGATGGGCACGCGCGAAGACCCGATGGCCGTGGTCGACAAGGACTGCAAGGTCATCGGCCTCGACGGCCTGCGGGTGGTCGATGCCTCGGTCATCCCCGCGCTGATCGGTGGCAACACCAATGCGCCGACGATCATGATCGCCGAGAAGATCGCGGACGTGATCCGGGGGCGGCCACCGCTCGCTCCGGCCGAGACGAAAGTGGCCGAGTTCGTGTGA
- a CDS encoding DUF3142 domain-containing protein, whose protein sequence is MGQGTALLLVKRRALTLLASLLLTACERQAEAPRVRAEGAEAVFVWPGVHPAPEVKARTIYLLDGEVRRDGPTRLHALRMGTPRLPGRTLWLVVRSERLDWTDATRAAILADLAQWRAAGNEVAGLQVDFDAATKGLSGYAAFLKDLRARLPDDVRLSITGLMDWSANGDPQALAQLAGTVDEVVIQTYQARATIPGYEAYFAKLGRFPIPFRVALVEGGEWQAPPGLETHPMFCGYAVFLLARPTG, encoded by the coding sequence GTGGGCCAAGGCACTGCGCTTCTACTGGTGAAGCGGCGGGCGCTGACTTTGCTGGCCTCGCTGCTGCTCACCGCCTGCGAGCGGCAGGCCGAGGCGCCACGTGTGCGGGCCGAGGGGGCAGAGGCGGTGTTCGTCTGGCCCGGCGTCCATCCTGCGCCTGAGGTCAAGGCGCGCACCATTTACCTGCTCGATGGCGAAGTGCGGCGCGATGGCCCGACCCGCCTCCATGCCTTGCGCATGGGCACGCCGCGCCTTCCCGGGAGGACGTTATGGCTGGTGGTGCGCAGCGAACGGCTGGACTGGACCGACGCGACCCGCGCCGCAATCCTCGCCGATCTTGCACAGTGGCGCGCGGCGGGCAACGAAGTGGCGGGCCTGCAGGTCGATTTCGACGCCGCGACCAAGGGCCTGTCAGGTTACGCCGCGTTCCTCAAGGACCTGCGCGCCCGCCTGCCCGATGACGTGCGCCTCTCGATCACCGGCCTGATGGACTGGAGCGCCAATGGCGACCCCCAGGCGCTCGCACAACTGGCCGGCACTGTCGACGAAGTGGTGATCCAGACCTATCAGGCCCGCGCGACGATCCCCGGCTACGAAGCCTACTTCGCCAAGCTGGGCCGCTTCCCCATCCCCTTCCGGGTGGCGCTGGTCGAAGGCGGCGAGTGGCAAGCTCCGCCGGGACTGGAGACGCACCCGATGTTCTGCGGCTACGCCGTGTTCCTGCTGGCCCGGCCCACGGGATGA
- the estDL136 gene encoding chloramphenicol hydrolase has protein sequence MTLNPQVEALLGFFAQMPPIDYETITPEALREANRPMQMGPPPAVAEVRDLTLDLPGRTIAARLYKPEGAGENVPLVLFYHGGGWVIGSIETHDASARALAVASGAAVLSVDYRLAPETPFPGPLDDCHDALLWAVDHAADLGIDKGRLAVAGDSAGGNLAAAVAIRARDTGGPKLAHQLLIYPVTDTNFENGSYTENAEGYFLTTRMMQWFWMHYVGDHGDPHPEAAVLRHDNLAGLPPATVLVAQYDPLRDEGLDYAEALKKAGVPVETELAPGMIHGFFSMFEAVPDAMPYIERAGARLKAALA, from the coding sequence ATGACGCTCAATCCGCAGGTCGAGGCGCTGCTCGGCTTTTTCGCGCAGATGCCGCCGATCGACTACGAGACGATCACGCCCGAGGCCCTGCGCGAGGCGAACCGGCCGATGCAGATGGGCCCGCCACCCGCCGTTGCCGAGGTGCGCGACCTGACGCTGGACCTGCCCGGCCGCACCATTGCGGCGCGGCTCTACAAGCCCGAGGGCGCGGGCGAGAACGTCCCGCTGGTGCTGTTCTACCATGGCGGCGGCTGGGTGATCGGCTCGATCGAGACGCACGATGCCTCGGCGCGCGCCTTGGCCGTGGCGAGCGGCGCGGCGGTGCTGTCGGTCGACTACCGTCTCGCCCCGGAAACGCCCTTCCCCGGCCCGCTCGACGATTGCCACGACGCCCTGCTCTGGGCTGTGGACCATGCCGCAGACCTCGGCATCGACAAGGGCCGCCTTGCGGTGGCCGGTGACAGCGCGGGCGGCAACCTCGCCGCCGCCGTCGCTATACGCGCGCGCGATACGGGCGGGCCAAAGCTGGCGCACCAGCTGCTGATCTACCCTGTCACCGACACCAACTTCGAGAACGGCTCCTACACCGAGAATGCCGAGGGCTACTTCCTCACCACGCGCATGATGCAGTGGTTCTGGATGCACTACGTCGGCGATCACGGCGATCCCCACCCCGAGGCTGCTGTGCTGCGCCATGACAATCTCGCGGGGTTGCCGCCTGCCACGGTGCTGGTCGCGCAGTACGATCCCTTGCGCGATGAAGGGCTGGACTATGCCGAGGCGCTGAAGAAGGCAGGCGTTCCGGTCGAGACCGAACTCGCTCCCGGCATGATCCACGGCTTCTTCTCGATGTTCGAGGCTGTGCCCGATGCCATGCCCTATATCGAACGGGCCGGCGCACGGCTGAAGGCGGCCCTGGCCTAG
- a CDS encoding nuclear transport factor 2 family protein, with protein MSDLAALRRTAERYAVGADRRDKALWREVLAEDVEISGPGFSIAGLEANLGSIDHLAHAFTMTRHVVHDMDVIVEGDSAQGETRSTAEHRIAAPEGDKLLVWAIRYQDQWRRENDYWKFTRRTLIVDWEELRPIKGIAT; from the coding sequence ATGAGCGACCTCGCCGCGCTTCGGCGCACCGCCGAACGCTATGCCGTGGGCGCAGACCGCCGCGACAAGGCGCTGTGGCGCGAGGTGCTTGCCGAGGATGTCGAGATTTCAGGTCCGGGCTTCAGCATCGCAGGGTTGGAGGCGAACCTCGGCTCGATCGACCACCTCGCCCACGCCTTCACCATGACGCGCCACGTGGTGCATGACATGGACGTGATCGTGGAGGGCGACAGCGCACAGGGCGAGACCCGCTCCACCGCAGAGCATCGCATTGCCGCGCCCGAGGGCGACAAGCTGCTGGTCTGGGCGATCCGCTACCAGGACCAGTGGAGGCGCGAGAACGACTACTGGAAGTTCACCCGCCGCACCCTGATCGTCGATTGGGAAGAGCTGCGGCCGATCAAGGGAATTGCGACATGA
- a CDS encoding SDR family NAD(P)-dependent oxidoreductase → MTAADNALLASQALDFTGKTVLVTGGGVGIGRAIAEAFAGAGAQVVIAEIDPANADAAEAAMPSARVIRCDVRQRGVGAMLAERIAAETGRLDVLVNNVGHFVHARPFAMLADEEAEEILDVNLGQLLRMTKAMIPLLRKGAPGSSIINVTSIEAHRGIPYCSVYAAAKWAVTGFSKSLALEFGPEGIRVNTIAPETTDTPQVALDYMIPPENRTHEERWIPLGRFGQPSDCAGAALYLASPLATWVTGSTIHIDGGALAAAGWYRTPQGEWTNVPLIAGNGLVIPGTVA, encoded by the coding sequence ATGACTGCGGCAGACAATGCGTTGCTCGCTTCGCAGGCTCTGGATTTCACCGGAAAGACCGTGCTGGTCACCGGGGGCGGCGTGGGCATCGGGCGCGCCATTGCCGAAGCCTTTGCCGGAGCCGGCGCGCAAGTGGTGATCGCCGAGATCGACCCCGCCAATGCCGATGCCGCCGAGGCCGCCATGCCCTCTGCCCGCGTGATCCGCTGCGACGTGCGCCAGCGCGGGGTCGGCGCGATGCTGGCCGAGCGGATCGCTGCCGAAACCGGCAGGCTGGACGTGCTGGTCAACAATGTCGGCCATTTCGTCCACGCGCGACCCTTTGCCATGCTGGCGGACGAGGAAGCCGAGGAGATCCTCGACGTCAACCTAGGCCAGTTGCTGCGCATGACCAAGGCCATGATTCCCCTGCTGCGCAAGGGCGCGCCGGGGTCCTCGATCATCAATGTCACCTCGATCGAGGCGCATCGCGGCATCCCCTATTGCTCCGTCTATGCTGCCGCGAAGTGGGCGGTGACCGGCTTTAGCAAGAGCCTTGCGCTGGAATTTGGCCCCGAGGGCATCCGCGTCAACACCATCGCGCCCGAAACCACCGATACCCCGCAAGTGGCGCTCGACTACATGATCCCGCCCGAGAACCGCACGCACGAGGAGCGGTGGATTCCGCTGGGCCGCTTTGGCCAACCCAGCGACTGCGCGGGCGCGGCGCTCTACCTCGCCAGCCCCTTGGCGACGTGGGTGACGGGCAGCACAATCCACATCGACGGCGGCGCGCTGGCGGCGGCAGGGTGGTATCGCACGCCGCAGGGCGAATGGACCAACGTGCCGCTGATCGCGGGCAACGGCCTCGTGATACCGGGCACCGTGGCATGA
- a CDS encoding 2Fe-2S iron-sulfur cluster-binding protein yields MAKVTFVQPDGTARTCVNFEGMTLMQLAVGNLVDGIDALCGGMMQCATCHCYIDPDWLDRTGPARPEEREMLEAIEGVEIRPNSRLSCQVQLGEELDGLVVHIPADQPGI; encoded by the coding sequence ATGGCCAAGGTGACTTTCGTCCAGCCCGACGGGACGGCGCGGACTTGCGTGAACTTCGAGGGCATGACCCTCATGCAGCTGGCGGTTGGCAACCTTGTCGACGGGATCGACGCGCTGTGCGGCGGCATGATGCAGTGCGCCACCTGCCACTGCTACATCGACCCGGACTGGCTCGACCGCACCGGCCCGGCCCGGCCGGAAGAGCGCGAGATGCTCGAGGCGATCGAGGGTGTCGAGATCCGCCCCAACAGCCGCCTCTCCTGCCAGGTCCAGCTTGGCGAGGAGCTTGACGGACTGGTAGTGCACATTCCGGCGGACCAACCGGGAATCTAG
- a CDS encoding cytochrome P450, giving the protein MASAAPGADGLPLLDGGVPLLGHLAQFFRDPVSVLKRGYRSKGRMFAMNFMGQRMNVMLGPEHNRFFFEETDKLLSIRESMPFFLKMFSPEFYSFAEMDEYLRQRAIIMPRFKAASMKQYVPVMVEESLNLVEQLGNEGEFDLIPTLGPVVMDIAAHSFMGREFHEKLGHEFFELFRDFSGGMEFVLPLWLPTPKMVKSQRAKKKLHAILQSWIDKRRASPLDPPDFFQTMIETKYPDGRAVPDEIIRHLILLLVWAGHETTAGQVSWALADLLQNPGYAKVLRDETAGLLGAGNGGNLTWEHAIAMEKMDLALRETERLHPVAYMLSRKANADIEREGYRIRKGEFVLLAPSVSHRMEETFRNANAYDPERFNPQNPEAQIESNSLIGFGGGVHRCAGVNFARMEMKVLVAILLQNFDMELMDEVKPIAGASTYWPAQPCRVRYKRRQLDGAGASADVAALAKAAGCPAHA; this is encoded by the coding sequence ATGGCAAGTGCAGCACCGGGTGCAGACGGCCTTCCCTTGCTCGATGGCGGCGTGCCGCTGCTCGGGCATCTGGCGCAGTTCTTCCGTGATCCCGTTTCGGTCCTGAAACGCGGCTACCGTTCCAAGGGTCGGATGTTCGCGATGAACTTCATGGGCCAGCGCATGAACGTGATGCTGGGGCCGGAACACAACCGCTTCTTCTTCGAGGAGACCGACAAGCTGCTCTCGATCCGGGAGTCGATGCCGTTCTTCCTCAAGATGTTTTCGCCCGAATTCTACTCCTTCGCCGAGATGGACGAGTACCTGCGCCAGCGCGCCATCATCATGCCCCGGTTCAAGGCGGCGTCGATGAAACAGTACGTGCCGGTGATGGTCGAGGAATCGCTCAATCTGGTTGAGCAGCTGGGCAATGAAGGCGAATTCGACCTGATCCCGACGCTGGGGCCGGTGGTGATGGACATTGCCGCGCACAGCTTCATGGGGCGCGAGTTCCACGAGAAGCTGGGCCACGAATTCTTCGAGCTGTTCCGCGACTTTTCGGGCGGCATGGAGTTCGTCCTGCCGCTGTGGCTGCCGACGCCCAAGATGGTGAAAAGCCAGCGCGCCAAGAAGAAGCTGCACGCGATCCTGCAGTCGTGGATCGACAAGCGCCGTGCGAGCCCGCTCGATCCGCCCGACTTCTTCCAGACGATGATCGAGACGAAGTATCCCGATGGCCGCGCCGTGCCCGACGAGATCATTCGCCACCTGATCCTGCTGCTGGTCTGGGCGGGGCATGAAACCACCGCCGGGCAAGTCAGCTGGGCGCTGGCCGACCTGCTGCAGAACCCCGGCTATGCCAAGGTCCTGCGCGACGAGACGGCGGGGCTGCTGGGTGCCGGCAACGGCGGCAACCTCACTTGGGAACACGCCATCGCGATGGAGAAGATGGACCTCGCCCTGCGTGAGACCGAGCGGCTTCACCCGGTGGCCTACATGCTTTCGCGCAAGGCCAATGCCGATATCGAACGTGAGGGCTATCGCATCCGCAAGGGCGAGTTCGTGCTGCTTGCGCCGTCGGTCAGCCACCGGATGGAAGAGACGTTCCGCAATGCCAATGCCTATGATCCGGAGCGCTTCAACCCGCAAAACCCTGAAGCACAGATCGAGAGCAATTCGCTGATCGGCTTTGGCGGCGGGGTGCATCGCTGCGCGGGCGTGAACTTCGCGCGCATGGAAATGAAGGTGCTGGTGGCGATCCTGCTGCAGAACTTCGACATGGAGCTGATGGACGAGGTGAAGCCCATCGCCGGCGCCTCGACCTACTGGCCCGCCCAGCCCTGCCGCGTGCGGTACAAGCGGCGCCAGCTGGACGGCGCGGGCGCGAGTGCCGACGTGGCCGCGCTGGCGAAGGCGGCCGGTTGCCCGGCGCACGCTTGA